Part of the Kiritimatiellia bacterium genome, TATTGTCCAACTGAAAGCCGTTCGCCCAGCCGCACCGCCGCCAGCACCACGGTGAGCGGCGGCGCCAGCGACATCACCAAGAGACTGTGCCGCGGTCCGATCTCCACCAACGCACGAAACAAGCAAAGGTCGCCGAAGAAGTAACCGGCAACACCAGAGAGCAACAACAGCGCCCAGCTGCGCGGCGGTGCCTCGAGCGGGAGGAGCGAGCCGGTCTGCCATGCCACCAGCCCGATCACCAGCGGCAACGCCACAGCGAACCGCAGCACATTGACCGGAATAGAACCGATCCTCTCGCCCGCCAGCGAGAAGGACATGGCGCTGACCGTCCAGCAGACCGCAGTCAGCAGCGCGGCCCACTCGCCCGCCCGGGTCACGGCCGCTCAGCGCCCCGGCCGGCGCGGTGCACCGCCCCGGGCCTACATCGTGCCATTCCGATCGTCCGCCGTCTGCCCACCGGCCGGGTACAATACCCGCGCGATCTCGTCCGGGGTGCGCGCGGCCAACACCTGCGCACGGATTTGCTCGTCGCCCAGCAGGCGCCCGATTTCCGCCAGAAACTGGATGTGGGGACCGGCCCGATTGAGGGGCGAGAGCGTCATCACGAAAATCGTCGTCGGCTTGCCATCAATCGAACCGAACTCGACCCCTTCCGGTTTGGTCGCCAGCGCCGCGATCAGCCGGTCGACCGCGTCGGTCTTCGCATGGGGCAGTGCAATGCCGTTTTGCAGCGCGGTCGGCATCCGGGCTTCCCGTTCCCGCAATGCCTTCAGCGCGGCCGCACGGTCGAGCACCACGCCCGATCCGACGAGAATATCCAGCAGCTCCTCGATGATCTCCGGCTTCGTCCGCCCCCGCAGGCCGACGCGTATCGTTTCTTCCGGGAGGATCCGCCGCAAATTCATTGTTGCACCATCCCTGCGGCAACGCCGGCCGTGGTCGGGGCGGTGGGATTTGAACCCACGACCTTTTGGTCCCGAACCAAACGCGCTACCAGTCTGCGCTACGCCCCGATGCCCGAAGCCGGTGGAGTCTATGCGCCAGCCCCCACCGCTTCAAGCCTTCCGCTCACACGCGGTCGCCGAAGATCCGCCCCCCGTACACCGCGTCCTCGCCGAGCACGTCGGCGATTCGCAGCAGCTGGTTGTACTTGCAGATGCGGTCAGTCCGGCTCATCGATCCGGTCTTGATCTGACCGGCGTTGGTCGCAACCGCAATGTCCGCGATCACCGCGTCCTCGGTCTCCCCGGACCGGTGGCTGATCACACAGGTGTAGCCCGCGCGCTTCGCCATCTCGATCGCGTCCAGCGTCTCCGTGAGCGTGCCGATCTGGTTCACCTTGATCAGGATCGAGTTGGCGACGCCCATCTCGATGCCCTTCTTCAAAAACTTGGTGTTCGTCACAAAGACGTCGTCGCCGACCAGCTGGATCTTTGAGCCGAGCCGCTCGGTGAGCAGCTTCCAGCCTTCCCAGTCGCTCTCGGCCATTCCGTCCTCGATGCTGATGATCGGATACTGGCGGACCCACGACTCCCAGTACTCGACCATCTGCTCCGCGGTTTTCTGTGAGCCATCGCTCTTCTTGAACACGTATCGCCGCTTTTTGGGGTCGTAAAACTCGCT contains:
- a CDS encoding PTS sugar transporter subunit IIA, translated to MNLRRILPEETIRVGLRGRTKPEIIEELLDILVGSGVVLDRAAALKALREREARMPTALQNGIALPHAKTDAVDRLIAALATKPEGVEFGSIDGKPTTIFVMTLSPLNRAGPHIQFLAEIGRLLGDEQIRAQVLAARTPDEIARVLYPAGGQTADDRNGTM